In Patagioenas fasciata isolate bPatFas1 chromosome 18, bPatFas1.hap1, whole genome shotgun sequence, a genomic segment contains:
- the MFSD11 gene encoding UNC93-like protein MFSD11 isoform X1, protein MSPESKKLFNIIILGVSFMFMFTAFQTCGNIAQTVITNLNSTDFHGSGYTSMSIIYGVFSASNLISPSVVAIVGPQLSMVISGIFYSLYIAVFIQPTTWTFYTASVFIGIAAAVLWTAQGNCLTVNSDENTIGRNSGVFWALLQSSLFFGNLYIYFAWQGKTHISESDRRTVFIALTVISLVGTVLFFLIRKQEDTKALGEEDSANEILGDSSSAQNTMTRAVAAFKKSIKLSFTKEIMLLSVTTAYTGLELTFFSGVYGTCIGAVNRFGSEEKSLIGLSGIFIGVGEILGGGIFGLLSKRNRFGRNPVVMLGIIVHFIAFYLIFFNMPNDAPIAPMEGTDDVAYMIPSKEVAIFCSFLLGLGDSCFNTQLLSILGFLYSEDSAPAFAIFKFVQSICAAVAYFYSNYFLLQWQLLIMVVVGFFGTITFFTVEWEAAAALAARGSDYSSI, encoded by the exons ATGTCTCCTGAATCAAAAAAACTTTTCAACATAATTATTTTGGGAGTCTCATTTATGTTTATGTTCACTGCTTTCCAAACATGTGGAAATATTGCG CAAACTGTTATCACGAATTTAAACAGCACGGATTTTCATGGCAGTGGCTACACAAG CATGTCCATTATTTATGGAGTATTCTCCGCATCAAACCTTATATCACCTTCAGTGGTTGCAATAGTAGGACCTCAACTCTCCATGGTGATTAGTGGCATATTTTATAG CCTATACATTGCAGTTTTTATCCAACCTACTACATGGACTTTCTACACTGCTTCTGTTTTTATTGGCATTGCAGCTGCTG TTCTCTGGACAGCACAGGGAAATTGCTTGACTGTAAATTCTGATGAAAACACCATTGGAAGGAACAGCGGGGTATTTTGGGCACTCTTACAGTCCAG CTTGTTTTTTGGAAACCTCTATATATACTTTGCTTGGCAAGGAAAAACTCACATATCAG aGAGTGATCGCAGAACTGTCTTCATTGCTCTGACTGTTATCAGTCTTGTGGGCACAGTTCTGTTCTTTCTGATTAGGAAACAAGAGGACACAAAAGCTCTAGGAGAGGAAGATTCTGCTAATGAAATCCTGGGGGACAGCTC GTCTGCACAAAACACAATGACAAGAGCGGTGGCTGCCTTCA AGAAATCTATAAAGCTGAGCTTCACCAAAGAGATTATGCTGCTGAGTGTTACAACAGCCTACACAG GCTTGGAATTAACGTTCTTTTCTGGAGTATATGGAACATGTATTGGTGCTGTGAATAGATTTGGTAGTGAAGAGAAAAGCCTTATTGGTCTCTCTGGTATTTTTATTGGTGTTGGAGAAATTTTAG GTGGAGGAATCTTTGGTTTACTGAGCAAGCGTAACCGCTTTGGCAGGAACCCTGTTGTGATGCTGGGCATTATCGTCCACTTCATAGCCTTTTATTTGATATTTTTCAACATGCCAAATGATGCCCCTATTGCTCCTATGGAAGGAACAGATGATGTTGCCTATATGATTCCAAG CAAAGAGGTGGCCATATTCTGCAGCTTCCTCTTGGGCCTGGGGGACAGCTGCTTCAACACCCAGCTCCTCAGCATTTTAGGATTCCTGTATTCAGAAGACAGCGCTCCTGCCTTTGCCATCTTTAAGTTTGTTCAG TCCATCTGTGCTGCAGTTGCATATTTCTAcagcaactacttccttctgcaGTGGCAGCTCCTGATCATGGTGGTCGTGGGCTTCTTTGGAACAATCACCTTCTTTACAGTGGAGTGGGAAGCAGCAGCCGCCCTCGCTGCCCGTGGCTCGGACTACAGTAGCATTTGA
- the MFSD11 gene encoding UNC93-like protein MFSD11 isoform X2, whose translation MRINFQELLHHKCERSHQKDKQRGSKPGKVVLFVHCSMSIIYGVFSASNLISPSVVAIVGPQLSMVISGIFYSLYIAVFIQPTTWTFYTASVFIGIAAAVLWTAQGNCLTVNSDENTIGRNSGVFWALLQSSLFFGNLYIYFAWQGKTHISESDRRTVFIALTVISLVGTVLFFLIRKQEDTKALGEEDSANEILGDSSSAQNTMTRAVAAFKKSIKLSFTKEIMLLSVTTAYTGLELTFFSGVYGTCIGAVNRFGSEEKSLIGLSGIFIGVGEILGGGIFGLLSKRNRFGRNPVVMLGIIVHFIAFYLIFFNMPNDAPIAPMEGTDDVAYMIPSKEVAIFCSFLLGLGDSCFNTQLLSILGFLYSEDSAPAFAIFKFVQSICAAVAYFYSNYFLLQWQLLIMVVVGFFGTITFFTVEWEAAAALAARGSDYSSI comes from the exons ATGCGGATCAACTTCCAGGAACTGCTGCACCATAAATGTGAAAGGAGCCATCAGAAAGACAAGCAGCGAGGTTCAAAGCCAGGAAAAGTTGTTCTGTTTGTTCACTGCAG CATGTCCATTATTTATGGAGTATTCTCCGCATCAAACCTTATATCACCTTCAGTGGTTGCAATAGTAGGACCTCAACTCTCCATGGTGATTAGTGGCATATTTTATAG CCTATACATTGCAGTTTTTATCCAACCTACTACATGGACTTTCTACACTGCTTCTGTTTTTATTGGCATTGCAGCTGCTG TTCTCTGGACAGCACAGGGAAATTGCTTGACTGTAAATTCTGATGAAAACACCATTGGAAGGAACAGCGGGGTATTTTGGGCACTCTTACAGTCCAG CTTGTTTTTTGGAAACCTCTATATATACTTTGCTTGGCAAGGAAAAACTCACATATCAG aGAGTGATCGCAGAACTGTCTTCATTGCTCTGACTGTTATCAGTCTTGTGGGCACAGTTCTGTTCTTTCTGATTAGGAAACAAGAGGACACAAAAGCTCTAGGAGAGGAAGATTCTGCTAATGAAATCCTGGGGGACAGCTC GTCTGCACAAAACACAATGACAAGAGCGGTGGCTGCCTTCA AGAAATCTATAAAGCTGAGCTTCACCAAAGAGATTATGCTGCTGAGTGTTACAACAGCCTACACAG GCTTGGAATTAACGTTCTTTTCTGGAGTATATGGAACATGTATTGGTGCTGTGAATAGATTTGGTAGTGAAGAGAAAAGCCTTATTGGTCTCTCTGGTATTTTTATTGGTGTTGGAGAAATTTTAG GTGGAGGAATCTTTGGTTTACTGAGCAAGCGTAACCGCTTTGGCAGGAACCCTGTTGTGATGCTGGGCATTATCGTCCACTTCATAGCCTTTTATTTGATATTTTTCAACATGCCAAATGATGCCCCTATTGCTCCTATGGAAGGAACAGATGATGTTGCCTATATGATTCCAAG CAAAGAGGTGGCCATATTCTGCAGCTTCCTCTTGGGCCTGGGGGACAGCTGCTTCAACACCCAGCTCCTCAGCATTTTAGGATTCCTGTATTCAGAAGACAGCGCTCCTGCCTTTGCCATCTTTAAGTTTGTTCAG TCCATCTGTGCTGCAGTTGCATATTTCTAcagcaactacttccttctgcaGTGGCAGCTCCTGATCATGGTGGTCGTGGGCTTCTTTGGAACAATCACCTTCTTTACAGTGGAGTGGGAAGCAGCAGCCGCCCTCGCTGCCCGTGGCTCGGACTACAGTAGCATTTGA